In one window of Protaetiibacter larvae DNA:
- a CDS encoding bifunctional proline dehydrogenase/L-glutamate gamma-semialdehyde dehydrogenase produces MAVPPDLPSPDEVNALVRRWLAAAEDVKPDAGAARLAALLKDPHGLDFALGFVDRVVRPDDLHVAARGFERLSRRVPRFLPWYLRMLVALGGGIGVLLPWIVIPIARRVLRRMVAHLVIDATPKRLTAALAHARAGGARLNVNLLGEAVLGEKEARRRLAGTQELLARDDVDYVSIKVSSVASQLSLWGFDETVDRVIERLAPLYAQAASARTPAFINLDMEEYRDLDLTLAVFTRLLERPELARLEAGVVLQAYLPDAVAALARLTEWARARVASGGAGIKVRIVKGANLAMERVDATMHGWPLATWPSKRSTDTNYKRMLVAALTPEATDAVRIGVAGHNLFDLAFAWLLATRRGVEHRVDVEMLLGMASAHAQAVRADVRRLLLYTPVVHPAEFDAAISYLVRRLEENASEENFMSAVFELGGSEEAFAREAERFAASLAGVDDEVPPPNRTQNRLSPPLPRAPQAFRNEPDTDPSLVANRVWARGILERSATSTLGSATIAAARIDDAARLDALVRAAAEAGAHWARVPAHARAELLDRCAEVLAVSRGRLVEVMASETGKTLAEADAEVSEAVDFALYCAERARELGSIRDASFVPAGLTLVVPPWNFPVSIPAGGVLAALAAGSAVILKPAPQARRAGAVLAEALWEAGVPRELLVLVDVDEGELGRRLVTAPELGRVVLTGAYETAALFRSWRPELPLLAETSGKNAIVVTPSADLDLAVKDLVASAFGNAGQKCSAASLAILVGSVGDSKRFRRQLADAVTSLAVGYPQDPASVVGPIIEPLRGKLARGLTQLDEGESWLVKPRQLDASDRLWSPGVRDGVVAGSDFHRTEYFGPVLGLMRAADLDEALALQNAVAYGLTAGIHSLDADEVAHWVDAVQAGNLYVNRPITGAIVRRQPFGGWKRSSVGPGAKAGGPNTLLVLGSWHPVPAAPDGELRLDGLERRVRELVEAFQPALDYGGFDAVRRGAYSDADAWADEFGEPRDASQLGVERNVFRYRPAEVTVRLAEGGSLPELVRVLAAAALARARVAISSAVPLRIATLAEEWRWSILVEDDAAFAARAARELPARLRLVGGDPGALAAEIGGSPDVAIYGGPVTAAGRIELLPFLREQSVSITAHRFGTPDRALLGLPLR; encoded by the coding sequence GTGCCCCGCTTCCTCCCGTGGTACCTGCGGATGCTCGTCGCCCTGGGCGGCGGCATCGGGGTGCTGCTGCCCTGGATCGTCATCCCGATCGCCCGCCGGGTGCTGCGCCGGATGGTGGCCCACCTCGTGATCGACGCGACGCCGAAACGGCTGACCGCGGCGCTCGCGCATGCGCGCGCCGGCGGGGCGCGCCTCAACGTGAACCTGCTCGGCGAGGCGGTGCTCGGCGAGAAGGAGGCCCGGCGCCGGCTCGCCGGCACCCAGGAGCTGCTCGCCCGCGACGACGTCGACTACGTCTCGATCAAGGTCTCGTCGGTCGCGAGCCAGCTGTCGCTGTGGGGATTCGACGAGACGGTCGACCGCGTCATCGAGCGTCTCGCCCCGCTCTACGCGCAGGCGGCATCCGCCCGCACGCCCGCATTCATCAACCTCGACATGGAGGAGTACCGCGACCTCGACCTGACGCTCGCGGTGTTCACGCGACTGCTCGAGCGTCCCGAGCTCGCGCGCCTCGAGGCGGGTGTCGTGCTGCAGGCCTACCTGCCGGACGCCGTGGCCGCCCTCGCGCGCCTCACCGAGTGGGCGCGTGCGCGCGTGGCGTCCGGGGGCGCGGGCATCAAGGTGCGCATCGTCAAGGGCGCGAACCTCGCGATGGAGCGGGTCGACGCGACGATGCACGGCTGGCCGCTCGCCACCTGGCCGAGCAAGCGATCCACCGACACCAACTACAAGCGGATGCTCGTGGCCGCACTCACCCCGGAGGCGACGGATGCCGTGCGCATCGGGGTGGCCGGGCACAACCTCTTCGACCTCGCCTTCGCCTGGCTGCTCGCGACCCGGCGCGGGGTGGAGCACCGCGTCGACGTCGAGATGCTGCTCGGGATGGCATCCGCGCACGCGCAGGCCGTGCGCGCGGATGTGCGGCGCCTGCTGCTCTACACGCCCGTCGTGCACCCCGCCGAGTTCGACGCCGCCATCAGCTACCTCGTGCGCCGCCTGGAGGAGAACGCGAGCGAGGAGAACTTCATGTCGGCGGTGTTCGAGCTGGGCGGCTCGGAGGAGGCGTTCGCGCGCGAGGCGGAGCGCTTCGCGGCCTCGCTCGCGGGCGTCGACGACGAGGTGCCGCCGCCGAACCGCACCCAGAACCGGCTGAGCCCGCCCCTGCCGCGCGCACCGCAGGCCTTCCGCAACGAACCCGACACCGATCCCTCGCTCGTGGCGAATCGGGTGTGGGCGCGCGGCATCCTCGAACGGTCGGCCACCAGCACACTCGGATCCGCGACGATCGCCGCGGCGCGCATCGACGACGCGGCGCGCCTCGACGCGCTCGTCCGCGCCGCCGCCGAGGCGGGCGCGCACTGGGCGCGCGTGCCCGCACACGCCCGCGCGGAGCTGCTCGACCGCTGCGCGGAGGTGCTCGCCGTGTCGCGCGGACGACTCGTCGAGGTGATGGCCTCCGAGACGGGCAAGACGCTCGCCGAGGCGGATGCGGAGGTGAGCGAGGCGGTCGACTTCGCGCTCTACTGCGCGGAGCGGGCTCGCGAGCTGGGCAGCATCCGGGACGCCTCCTTCGTGCCGGCGGGCCTCACCCTCGTCGTGCCGCCGTGGAACTTCCCGGTGTCGATCCCGGCGGGCGGAGTGCTCGCGGCGCTCGCGGCGGGGTCCGCGGTGATCCTGAAGCCCGCCCCGCAGGCGCGGCGGGCGGGCGCGGTGCTCGCCGAGGCCCTGTGGGAGGCCGGGGTGCCGCGCGAGCTGCTCGTGCTCGTCGATGTCGACGAGGGCGAGCTCGGGCGGCGGCTCGTGACGGCTCCCGAGCTGGGACGGGTCGTGCTGACCGGCGCGTACGAGACCGCCGCGCTGTTCCGCTCCTGGCGGCCGGAGCTGCCGCTGCTCGCCGAGACGAGCGGCAAGAACGCGATCGTCGTGACGCCGAGCGCCGACCTCGACCTCGCGGTGAAGGACCTCGTGGCGAGCGCGTTCGGCAACGCGGGACAGAAGTGCTCGGCGGCGTCCCTCGCCATCCTCGTGGGCTCGGTCGGCGACTCGAAGCGATTCCGGCGGCAACTCGCGGATGCCGTGACGAGCCTCGCGGTCGGCTATCCGCAGGATCCCGCGAGCGTCGTGGGGCCGATCATCGAGCCGCTGCGCGGCAAGCTCGCGCGCGGCCTCACCCAGCTGGACGAAGGCGAGTCGTGGCTCGTGAAGCCGCGCCAGCTCGACGCGAGCGACCGGCTCTGGTCGCCGGGCGTGCGCGACGGTGTGGTGGCCGGCTCCGACTTCCACCGCACCGAGTACTTCGGCCCCGTGCTGGGCCTCATGCGCGCCGCCGACCTGGATGAGGCGCTCGCCCTCCAGAACGCCGTCGCCTACGGGCTGACCGCCGGCATCCACTCGCTCGACGCCGACGAGGTGGCGCACTGGGTGGATGCGGTGCAGGCGGGCAACCTCTACGTGAACCGGCCCATCACGGGCGCGATCGTACGGCGGCAGCCGTTCGGCGGCTGGAAGCGCTCGAGCGTCGGGCCGGGCGCGAAGGCGGGCGGGCCGAACACCCTGCTCGTGCTGGGCAGCTGGCACCCGGTGCCCGCAGCGCCCGACGGCGAGCTGCGCCTCGACGGCCTCGAGCGTCGGGTGCGCGAGCTCGTGGAGGCGTTCCAGCCGGCCCTCGACTACGGCGGTTTCGACGCCGTGCGCCGCGGCGCGTACTCGGACGCGGATGCCTGGGCCGACGAGTTCGGCGAACCTCGGGATGCGTCGCAGCTGGGGGTCGAACGCAACGTCTTCCGCTATCGGCCGGCCGAGGTGACGGTGCGGTTGGCCGAGGGCGGTTCGCTTCCGGAGCTCGTGCGGGTGCTCGCGGCGGCGGCGCTCGCACGGGCGCGGGTCGCGATCAGCTCGGCCGTGCCGCTGCGGATCGCGACGCTCGCGGAGGAGTGGCGCTGGTCGATCCTCGTCGAGGACGACGCGGCGTTCGCGGCGCGTGCCGCGCGCGAGCTGCCCGCGCGTCTCCGGCTCGTCGGCGGCGACCCCGGGGCGCTCGCGGCCGAGATCGGCGGCTCCCCGGATGTGGCGATCTACGGCGGTCCGGTCACGGCGGCGGGCCGCATCGAGCTGCTGCCGTTCCTGCGCGAGCAGTCCGTGTCGATCACCGCCCACCGCTTCGGCACCCCCGACCGCGCCCTGCTGGGGCTGCCGCTTCGCTGA